A section of the Bacillus sp. HSf4 genome encodes:
- the dgoD gene encoding galactonate dehydratase produces MKITGFECFQIPPRWLFLKIETDEGISGWGEPVIEGKAATVKAAVGELMEYLIGKDPMNIEDHWNVMYRGGFYRGGPILMSAIAGIDQALWDIKGKFYNAPVHQLLGGKSRESIKVYSWIGGDRPQDVGLAAKQVVDKGFTAVKMNGTEELQYIDSHEKIDQVIERIAAVREAVGPYIGIGIDFHGRVHKPMAKMLAKELESFRPMFIEEPVLPENNEALRDIANLVSIPIATGERMFSKWQFKNLLTDGFVDIIQPDLSHAGGITECKKILSMAEAFDVAAAPHCPLGPIALAACLQVDATCHNAFIQEQSLGIHYNKGTDLLDYIVDQEVFFYKDGYVRIPDGPGLGVEINERHVRKMAEIGHSWRNPVWRHRDGSVAEW; encoded by the coding sequence ATGAAAATAACAGGGTTCGAATGTTTTCAAATACCGCCGCGCTGGCTGTTTTTGAAAATTGAAACGGATGAAGGCATCAGCGGCTGGGGAGAGCCTGTGATTGAGGGCAAAGCTGCGACGGTAAAAGCAGCCGTAGGCGAATTAATGGAATATTTAATCGGCAAAGACCCGATGAACATTGAAGACCACTGGAATGTGATGTACAGAGGCGGGTTTTATCGAGGCGGACCGATTTTGATGAGCGCGATTGCAGGCATCGATCAGGCGCTTTGGGATATCAAGGGCAAGTTTTACAATGCGCCCGTGCACCAGCTGCTCGGAGGGAAGAGCAGGGAATCGATCAAAGTCTATTCATGGATTGGCGGAGACCGCCCTCAAGACGTCGGCCTCGCCGCAAAACAGGTGGTCGACAAAGGTTTTACAGCCGTCAAAATGAATGGCACAGAGGAGCTGCAATACATCGATTCGCATGAAAAAATCGATCAGGTGATCGAAAGGATCGCGGCTGTCAGAGAGGCGGTCGGACCTTATATCGGCATCGGCATCGATTTTCACGGCAGGGTGCATAAGCCGATGGCGAAAATGCTGGCAAAGGAGCTTGAGTCTTTTCGGCCGATGTTTATCGAAGAGCCCGTCTTGCCGGAAAACAACGAAGCGCTCCGCGATATCGCAAACCTCGTCTCGATTCCGATTGCAACCGGTGAACGGATGTTTTCAAAGTGGCAGTTTAAAAACCTTCTGACTGACGGTTTTGTGGATATCATTCAACCTGATTTGTCACACGCCGGCGGAATTACCGAATGTAAAAAAATCCTGTCGATGGCGGAAGCATTTGATGTCGCGGCTGCCCCTCATTGTCCGCTGGGCCCGATCGCCCTGGCGGCATGCCTCCAGGTTGATGCAACATGCCACAATGCGTTTATTCAGGAACAGAGCTTAGGGATTCATTACAACAAAGGCACGGATTTGCTCGATTATATTGTCGATCAAGAGGTGTTTTTCTATAAAGACGGCTATGTCCGGATTCCAGACGGCCCCGGCCTTGGCGTTGAAATCAATGAGAGACACGTCAGAAAAATGGCTGAAATCGGACACAGCTGGCGCAACCCCGTCTGGCGGCACAGAGACGGAAGCGTGGCAGAATGGTAA
- a CDS encoding permease, translating to MSSRLGYFILSFLMLILSLYQFFSSVVYGRLGFETAFMPFSLFIMFFTLGYLYPQFKKNDERHKLIKQKAMFYHYFILMGYLFIFFILLANNLINLSAQTMIAILGALIIATVSILFMIFSKIY from the coding sequence ATGAGTTCACGGTTAGGTTATTTCATATTGAGTTTTTTGATGTTGATTTTAAGTCTCTATCAGTTTTTTAGTAGTGTGGTTTATGGAAGACTCGGTTTCGAAACGGCTTTTATGCCTTTTTCTTTATTTATCATGTTTTTCACATTAGGTTATTTATATCCTCAATTTAAGAAAAATGATGAGCGCCATAAATTAATCAAACAAAAAGCCATGTTTTATCATTATTTTATTTTGATGGGATATCTGTTTATTTTTTTTATCTTACTAGCAAATAACTTGATAAACTTGAGTGCGCAGACCATGATTGCAATCCTTGGTGCGCTTATTATTGCAACAGTCAGCATTTTATTTATGATATTCTCAAAAATTTATTAG
- a CDS encoding GTP pyrophosphokinase family protein: protein MPADQIEDLRSLMEDWKNELLVYKFALDQMDTKFSIISQEYNLIHGHNPIEHTKSRVKSFESLINKLVRKGCDITTSAAKEHIHDIAGLRIICSFLSDIYNMVEVLKEHEDIKILKVKDYIKNPKPNGYRSLHLIVEVPVYLTNRVEHAKVEIQIRTIAMDFWASLEHKIYYKLNNDVPNQLTDELKEAADIAHYLDEKMFNIRSKVDQ, encoded by the coding sequence ATGCCCGCAGATCAAATCGAAGACTTAAGAAGTCTGATGGAAGACTGGAAAAACGAGCTTCTGGTTTATAAATTCGCTTTGGACCAAATGGATACAAAATTTTCGATTATCAGCCAGGAATACAATTTGATTCACGGCCATAATCCGATTGAACATACGAAATCAAGGGTGAAAAGCTTTGAAAGCTTAATCAACAAGCTGGTGAGAAAGGGATGCGATATTACGACAAGCGCGGCTAAGGAACATATTCACGATATCGCAGGCCTGAGAATCATTTGTTCATTTTTGTCTGACATATACAACATGGTCGAAGTGCTGAAGGAGCATGAAGACATCAAAATTTTGAAAGTGAAGGACTATATCAAGAATCCGAAGCCGAACGGTTACCGGAGTCTCCACTTGATTGTTGAAGTTCCGGTGTATTTGACCAATCGCGTGGAACATGCCAAGGTGGAAATTCAAATCCGTACGATTGCCATGGATTTCTGGGCGAGTCTTGAGCATAAAATCTACTACAAGTTAAATAACGATGTCCCGAACCAGCTGACGGATGAACTGAAGGAAGCCGCGGACATTGCTCATTATTTGGATGAAAAAATGTTTAATATTAGATCAAAAGTGGATCAGTAA
- a CDS encoding M28 family peptidase, with amino-acid sequence MKKKLMIFGAAAAILLGGISVPAAGDIGKAVQAAPKAVSAKDKDQIAKKFNENRAYQTIHHLSETIGPRVTGTDQEKKSAQYIAKQMKKSGLKVSKQTFSIPDRLEGTLTVNGNKVAARPAAGSAPTASEGLTAPLYEAGLGLPGDFTADAKGKIAVILRGELTFYEKAKNAADAGAAGVIIYNNIDSLVPLTPNLSGNQIDIPVVGIKKEDGEKLLTEREATLQLKAFTNQTSQNVIGVRKPKGVKNPEIVYVTSHYDSVPDAPGANDNASGTSAVLELARLMKHVPADKEIRFITFGAEEIGLVGSRYYVGHLSKREIERSAANFNLDMVATNWENASQLYINTPDGSANLVWQSSRAAQAKLGKDVLYLNQGGSSDHVPFHEAGIDSANYIWREPGTGALEPWYHTPFDTIEHISKDRLKTAGQIAGTAIYDLVKKEN; translated from the coding sequence ATGAAGAAAAAACTGATGATTTTCGGAGCTGCTGCAGCTATTTTGCTTGGCGGAATTTCCGTTCCGGCAGCCGGCGATATAGGAAAGGCGGTTCAAGCGGCACCGAAAGCCGTTAGTGCGAAAGATAAGGACCAGATCGCCAAGAAGTTTAATGAAAACCGCGCTTACCAAACCATCCATCATTTAAGCGAAACAATCGGGCCCCGTGTGACAGGCACCGACCAAGAAAAAAAGAGCGCTCAATATATCGCGAAACAGATGAAAAAATCAGGCCTGAAAGTAAGCAAACAAACATTCAGCATTCCGGATAGATTAGAAGGAACCCTTACCGTCAATGGAAATAAGGTCGCGGCGCGGCCGGCAGCCGGTTCCGCACCGACAGCGTCCGAGGGTTTGACCGCTCCCCTCTATGAGGCGGGACTCGGTCTTCCGGGTGACTTCACGGCGGATGCCAAAGGGAAAATTGCCGTTATTTTAAGGGGAGAATTGACTTTTTATGAGAAAGCAAAAAACGCCGCTGATGCAGGTGCGGCCGGGGTTATTATTTATAACAACATCGACAGCCTCGTTCCGCTGACGCCAAACCTGAGCGGAAATCAAATCGACATTCCGGTTGTCGGTATCAAAAAGGAAGACGGTGAGAAGCTCCTCACAGAACGCGAAGCGACACTTCAGCTGAAGGCTTTTACAAATCAAACCTCGCAAAACGTCATCGGCGTCCGCAAACCAAAAGGAGTGAAAAACCCGGAGATCGTCTATGTGACTTCACATTACGACAGTGTGCCTGATGCGCCTGGAGCCAATGATAATGCGTCGGGAACATCAGCCGTGCTGGAGCTCGCACGGCTGATGAAACATGTGCCTGCTGATAAGGAAATCCGCTTTATTACATTTGGAGCCGAAGAAATCGGGCTTGTCGGATCGCGCTATTATGTCGGGCACCTGTCAAAGCGGGAAATCGAACGGAGCGCCGCCAACTTCAACCTCGACATGGTCGCAACAAACTGGGAAAACGCCTCACAGCTTTATATCAACACGCCTGACGGTTCGGCCAATCTCGTCTGGCAATCAAGCCGCGCCGCTCAGGCGAAGCTTGGAAAAGATGTTTTATATTTAAACCAAGGCGGCTCATCCGACCATGTCCCATTCCATGAAGCGGGCATCGACTCGGCCAATTATATTTGGCGAGAGCCGGGAACCGGCGCATTGGAGCCCTGGTACCACACACCTTTCGACACGATTGAACACATCAGCAAGGACAGACTGAAAACAGCCGGGCAAATCGCCGGAACGGCCATTTATGACCTGGTCAAAAAAGAAAATTAG
- a CDS encoding MFS transporter, producing the protein MKISKKSRALFLTTVASGTMLNPLNSSMISLALHSIQKEFQLSFSTVSWLISSFYLASAVAQPVTGKLGDLIGRKKMFLSGLILVAISAIGAPLAPAFLVLLVMRLFQSIGSSAIYPSGVGLIRSHIHDRQASALAVLSIFASAMTALGPTVGGFLIVWGGWPAIFTVNFPFILFSFVFGMYMFPKDEKKPGLNARTVIKQLDLTGILLFAGGIVLLLSFLLSLSTAPHYAAGIGGFVLLFIFVWWELRTDHPFIDMRLFISHRTLSSVYVQFIMLNIFNYCLFFGLPSYFQDEMGLSVRTSGLLMLFMSGMSIIVSPLAGRWIDRSGETQPVLMGTCLMVIGAVLMTLFFVEAPMVWKGLMLSLLGISYGLGNVALQAAMIRTSPEDLAGTTSGLFQTCRYLGSILSSVVLGLLFGQEITSGHFQELGMIMIIVAIGSLILSFRFIKLVKG; encoded by the coding sequence ATGAAAATATCTAAAAAAAGCAGGGCCTTGTTTTTAACAACCGTCGCATCCGGAACCATGCTGAATCCGCTGAACTCTTCCATGATCTCACTTGCGCTGCACAGCATTCAAAAAGAATTCCAGCTGTCGTTTTCAACCGTGTCATGGCTGATTTCATCGTTTTATTTGGCGAGTGCGGTTGCTCAGCCTGTGACGGGGAAGCTGGGGGATTTAATCGGCCGGAAAAAGATGTTTTTGTCCGGGCTGATTCTTGTGGCGATCTCAGCCATCGGCGCGCCGCTGGCTCCGGCATTTTTAGTTTTACTTGTGATGCGTTTATTTCAATCGATTGGCAGCAGTGCGATTTATCCGTCCGGAGTGGGGCTGATCAGGAGCCATATCCATGATCGCCAGGCCTCCGCGCTCGCTGTTCTTTCCATCTTTGCTTCCGCGATGACGGCTTTGGGCCCGACAGTGGGAGGGTTTTTAATCGTCTGGGGCGGGTGGCCGGCGATTTTCACCGTCAATTTCCCCTTTATCCTGTTCAGCTTTGTGTTTGGGATGTACATGTTTCCAAAGGATGAGAAAAAACCGGGTTTAAATGCCAGGACCGTCATCAAACAGCTTGATTTGACGGGAATCCTTTTATTTGCCGGCGGAATCGTCCTGTTGTTGTCTTTTTTGCTTTCTTTAAGCACCGCCCCCCATTATGCCGCAGGGATTGGCGGATTTGTTCTGCTGTTCATCTTCGTATGGTGGGAGCTGCGGACGGATCATCCGTTTATTGATATGCGGCTGTTTATATCCCACAGGACACTGTCATCGGTGTATGTCCAGTTTATCATGTTGAACATTTTTAATTACTGTCTGTTCTTCGGGCTTCCGAGTTATTTTCAGGATGAGATGGGGCTTTCCGTTCGCACAAGCGGACTGCTGATGCTGTTTATGTCAGGAATGAGCATCATCGTGTCTCCGCTTGCGGGAAGATGGATCGACCGCTCCGGGGAGACACAGCCTGTATTGATGGGGACTTGTTTGATGGTCATCGGCGCGGTTCTGATGACGCTCTTTTTCGTGGAGGCGCCGATGGTTTGGAAAGGCTTGATGCTTTCTTTATTGGGAATCAGCTACGGCCTCGGCAATGTAGCATTGCAGGCCGCCATGATCAGGACAAGCCCGGAAGATCTGGCCGGTACGACATCCGGGCTGTTTCAAACGTGCCGCTACTTGGGATCGATCTTATCATCGGTTGTTCTCGGATTGCTGTTCGGTCAAGAAATAACGTCCGGCCATTTTCAGGAGTTAGGGATGATCATGATCATCGTCGCCATCGGCAGCCTGATCTTGAGCTTCCGGTTTATCAAGCTGGTCAAGGGTTGA
- a CDS encoding bifunctional 4-hydroxy-2-oxoglutarate aldolase/2-dehydro-3-deoxy-phosphogluconate aldolase, giving the protein MRVLSQIEDEKIIAIIRGYNPEEAVGIAGALKAGGIRLVEMTLNSPQAIKAIETVSERFGDDMLVGAGTVLDPESARAALLAGARFILSPVVDEETIKMTKRYGAVSIPGAFTPTEILAAYENGGDIIKVFPGTLGPGYIKDIHGPLPQVPLLPTGGVGLDNIGDYLDAGAIGAGIGGSLVPANEEVNDVFLEKLAKKAKRFVEAVKRQKGDEQT; this is encoded by the coding sequence ATGCGTGTATTATCACAAATCGAAGACGAAAAAATCATTGCGATCATCCGCGGCTACAATCCGGAGGAGGCGGTAGGCATCGCCGGAGCCTTAAAAGCGGGCGGGATCAGGCTTGTGGAGATGACATTGAATTCCCCTCAAGCGATCAAAGCAATTGAAACTGTTTCAGAACGCTTTGGAGATGACATGCTCGTCGGTGCGGGAACCGTTCTTGATCCTGAATCGGCAAGGGCGGCGCTTTTGGCTGGAGCCCGGTTTATCCTGTCACCCGTTGTCGATGAAGAGACGATCAAGATGACCAAACGGTATGGAGCGGTGAGCATTCCGGGCGCTTTTACCCCGACGGAAATTTTGGCGGCTTATGAAAACGGCGGAGACATCATTAAAGTGTTTCCGGGAACGCTGGGGCCGGGTTATATCAAGGATATTCACGGGCCGCTTCCACAGGTTCCGCTGCTGCCGACAGGAGGAGTCGGGTTGGACAATATCGGCGATTATTTGGATGCCGGGGCAATCGGAGCGGGAATCGGCGGGTCGCTTGTTCCTGCGAATGAAGAGGTCAATGACGTGTTTTTAGAAAAACTGGCCAAAAAAGCGAAGCGCTTTGTTGAGGCCGTAAAACGGCAAAAAGGGGATGAACAGACATGA
- a CDS encoding MFS transporter, with protein MKAANMKEKPTKVRVQVLLFIFVCVVINYMDRSNISVAASAIGDDLNLSAVQLGLIFSAFGWAYCALQIPGGGLVDRFGPRLVYSLSLITWSLATLLQGFVRGFGSLFGLRLATGAFEAPAFPTNNRVVTSWFPDQERASAIAFYTSGQFAGLAFLTPALSAIQHVVGWRGLFIVTGAVGIIWGVVWYIFYRDPERHPKVNKAELDHIEKGGGLVRRSQSAKEEKTALTWEHFKQVTSRRKLWGIYIGQFAVNSTLWFFLTWFPTYLVKYRGLGFLQSGFLASLPFLAAFIGVLLSGFLSDFLIKRGVSAGVARKTPIITGLFLSVSIIGANYVNQTSLVILFMTLAFFGNGLASITWVLVSSLAPKHLIGLTGGVFNFVGSLASVIVPIVIGFLADGGSFAPALVFIGILAFCGALSYIFLVGKVERIEIKGDAVENRDLSI; from the coding sequence ATGAAAGCAGCAAATATGAAAGAGAAGCCGACAAAGGTTCGTGTGCAGGTATTATTGTTTATTTTCGTTTGTGTTGTGATCAATTATATGGATCGAAGCAATATCTCTGTGGCAGCCTCTGCGATCGGTGATGATTTGAATTTGTCCGCGGTTCAGCTGGGATTGATCTTTTCGGCATTCGGCTGGGCATATTGTGCGCTGCAAATTCCGGGCGGCGGGCTTGTCGACCGTTTTGGCCCGCGGCTTGTTTACAGCCTTAGTTTGATCACTTGGTCGCTTGCGACATTGCTGCAGGGCTTTGTCCGGGGGTTTGGTTCGTTATTCGGCCTGCGACTCGCGACAGGTGCGTTTGAGGCGCCCGCGTTTCCAACGAATAACCGGGTGGTCACTTCATGGTTTCCCGATCAGGAAAGAGCTTCCGCGATTGCTTTTTATACATCGGGGCAATTTGCCGGTCTTGCGTTTTTGACGCCGGCGCTCAGTGCGATTCAGCATGTCGTCGGCTGGCGCGGCTTGTTTATTGTCACGGGGGCGGTCGGTATCATTTGGGGTGTGGTATGGTACATCTTTTATCGAGATCCAGAGCGGCACCCTAAGGTAAACAAGGCTGAACTGGACCACATTGAAAAAGGCGGCGGGCTTGTCCGTCGGAGTCAGTCTGCCAAGGAGGAAAAAACGGCGTTGACCTGGGAGCATTTCAAACAAGTGACAAGCCGGCGGAAGCTGTGGGGGATTTATATCGGCCAGTTCGCCGTTAACTCGACGCTGTGGTTTTTCCTGACATGGTTTCCGACATACCTTGTGAAATACAGGGGGCTTGGCTTCCTGCAATCCGGTTTTCTTGCATCGCTTCCTTTTTTGGCGGCATTTATAGGAGTTCTGTTGTCCGGTTTTCTGTCCGATTTCCTGATCAAAAGAGGTGTGTCCGCCGGAGTTGCCCGTAAAACACCGATCATCACGGGGTTGTTTCTGTCCGTTTCGATCATCGGCGCCAATTATGTCAATCAAACATCCTTGGTCATTTTATTTATGACGCTTGCCTTTTTTGGGAATGGACTGGCCTCGATCACTTGGGTGCTGGTGTCGTCTCTGGCGCCCAAGCATCTGATCGGGCTGACGGGCGGAGTATTTAATTTTGTCGGCAGCCTCGCGTCGGTTATCGTTCCGATTGTGATCGGTTTCCTGGCTGATGGCGGCAGCTTTGCGCCCGCGCTTGTCTTTATCGGCATTCTTGCCTTTTGCGGCGCCCTGTCCTACATCTTTCTGGTTGGAAAAGTCGAGCGCATCGAAATCAAAGGGGATGCTGTTGAAAACCGTGATCTTTCAATATAA
- the dltA gene encoding D-alanine--poly(phosphoribitol) ligase subunit DltA yields the protein MKLIETIQKYAQTQPDTLAFVNEEEKLTYGELWSQSERLALQLQKEALTDASPIIVYGHMKPIMAVSFLACVKAGHPYIPVDVSIPRERILKIISSSKAELLLNNSGADVDTGDAAITVIEPGALDPGDESKTNSADWVKDGETFYIIYTSGSTGNPKGVQISADNLQSFTDWITNDFPVENGQVFLNQAPFSFDLSVMDLYPCLKTGSTLWTVTKDMINRPKLLFEALEQSNVNVWTSTPSFAQMCLMDPSFSEDLLPGLSVFMFCGETLPASVARQLKERFPKARVFNTYGPTEATVAVTSIEVTDDVLDRYSSLPVGSAKPDTEIVIINEDGEAVQDGEKGEIIITGASVSKGYLGEKALTEKVFFSYNGTPAYRTGDAGYIENGQLFFLGRLDFQIKLHGYRIELEEIEYQINQSRYVQSAVVIPFYREEKIEYLIAMIVPKEHDFEKEYQLTSAIKKDLGSKLPAYMIPRKFMYQNEIPMTANGKIDRKRLKEEVTV from the coding sequence ATGAAACTGATAGAAACGATTCAAAAATACGCACAAACACAACCCGATACACTTGCTTTTGTGAATGAAGAGGAAAAGCTGACTTACGGAGAGCTGTGGTCGCAATCTGAGCGCCTTGCCCTTCAGCTGCAAAAAGAAGCGCTGACAGATGCTTCTCCGATCATCGTTTACGGTCATATGAAGCCGATTATGGCGGTTTCCTTCCTCGCTTGTGTGAAAGCCGGACATCCGTATATCCCGGTTGATGTTTCCATTCCGAGAGAACGGATTTTGAAAATCATCAGCAGCTCAAAGGCCGAGCTTTTGCTCAACAACTCAGGCGCTGATGTCGATACAGGAGATGCTGCGATCACTGTGATCGAACCGGGCGCTCTTGACCCGGGGGATGAATCTAAGACAAATTCCGCCGATTGGGTAAAGGACGGGGAGACCTTTTATATTATCTACACGTCCGGAAGTACGGGAAATCCAAAAGGCGTGCAAATTTCCGCCGATAATCTCCAGAGCTTTACAGACTGGATCACAAACGATTTTCCGGTTGAAAACGGTCAAGTGTTTTTAAATCAGGCGCCGTTCTCCTTTGACTTGTCGGTCATGGACCTTTATCCATGCCTGAAGACCGGAAGCACTCTTTGGACCGTCACGAAAGATATGATTAACCGTCCGAAGCTTTTATTTGAAGCGCTGGAACAATCGAATGTCAATGTCTGGACTTCAACACCTTCGTTTGCCCAGATGTGTTTAATGGATCCGTCGTTTTCAGAGGATCTGCTGCCGGGCCTCTCCGTGTTTATGTTTTGCGGAGAAACGCTTCCCGCTTCTGTGGCAAGGCAATTGAAAGAAAGATTTCCAAAAGCGCGCGTGTTCAACACATATGGTCCGACAGAGGCAACCGTCGCCGTGACCTCGATTGAAGTGACAGACGATGTGTTAGACCGGTATTCCTCCCTCCCCGTCGGTTCGGCAAAGCCGGACACTGAGATCGTCATCATCAATGAAGACGGAGAAGCCGTTCAAGACGGAGAAAAAGGAGAAATCATCATTACCGGGGCAAGCGTCAGCAAAGGCTATCTCGGCGAAAAGGCGCTGACGGAAAAAGTGTTTTTCTCCTACAACGGAACTCCGGCTTATCGCACAGGGGATGCGGGTTACATCGAAAACGGCCAGCTGTTTTTCCTCGGAAGGCTTGATTTTCAAATCAAACTGCACGGCTATCGCATCGAGCTTGAGGAGATTGAATATCAAATCAATCAGTCCCGTTATGTACAGTCGGCTGTTGTGATTCCATTCTACAGAGAAGAGAAAATCGAGTATCTGATCGCCATGATCGTGCCTAAAGAACACGATTTTGAAAAGGAATACCAGCTGACGAGCGCCATTAAGAAAGACCTTGGCAGCAAGCTGCCGGCCTATATGATTCCGAGAAAATTCATGTATCAAAATGAGATTCCGATGACAGCAAACGGTAAGATCGACCGAAAACGATTAAAAGAAGAGGTAACCGTATGA
- a CDS encoding IclR family transcriptional regulator, with translation MSVKSAVRVVRIFELLSVHPEGLTVKEISRELSMPQSSTFHLATTLLDEGYLQQDDVKRYKLGAKLIQIGTAAMESIDISSQGVPFLKQLMDGVQETVFMAVLSDDQLVYIAKIDNNRSIRTTAQPGSRKPLYCTGLGKAFLAFMLEEQKNRLLDRIEFIRFTRNTITNRTSLEHQLQRFFKQGYAVDDEENEEGLFCLAAPVYGPEGEMKAAISTAGPKDRMLERKAVIAEQLLYTAAKITESIGGKKPVHKGG, from the coding sequence ATGTCCGTAAAATCCGCCGTACGTGTGGTGCGTATATTTGAATTGCTGTCAGTTCATCCGGAAGGGCTGACGGTAAAGGAAATCAGCAGAGAATTATCGATGCCGCAAAGCAGTACCTTTCACTTGGCCACGACTCTTTTGGATGAAGGGTATCTTCAGCAGGATGATGTAAAGCGGTACAAGCTTGGGGCGAAACTGATTCAAATTGGAACCGCTGCCATGGAATCGATCGATATTTCGTCCCAGGGTGTTCCTTTTTTAAAGCAGCTGATGGATGGGGTGCAGGAAACGGTATTTATGGCCGTTTTGTCTGATGATCAGCTTGTCTACATCGCCAAAATCGACAATAACAGGTCGATCAGAACAACTGCACAGCCAGGGTCGCGGAAACCGCTTTATTGCACCGGGCTCGGCAAGGCATTTTTGGCTTTTATGCTGGAAGAACAGAAGAATCGGCTTCTTGACCGCATCGAGTTCATCCGTTTTACAAGGAATACCATCACCAACAGAACTTCGTTGGAACATCAGCTGCAGCGGTTTTTCAAACAAGGGTATGCCGTTGATGATGAAGAGAATGAAGAAGGCTTGTTTTGCCTGGCGGCGCCGGTATACGGGCCTGAGGGAGAAATGAAGGCAGCGATCAGCACAGCGGGACCAAAGGATCGCATGCTCGAAAGAAAGGCTGTCATTGCCGAGCAGCTGCTCTATACCGCCGCGAAAATTACAGAAAGCATTGGCGGAAAGAAGCCCGTGCACAAAGGGGGATGA
- a CDS encoding teichoic acid D-Ala incorporation-associated protein DltX has product MLNKLKVLYEKTTTKWLLNTSYYFLILLLLFLIYGFHTANTGSYIYNDF; this is encoded by the coding sequence ATGTTAAATAAGCTTAAAGTGTTGTATGAAAAAACAACGACGAAGTGGCTGCTCAACACTTCCTATTACTTTCTCATTCTGCTGCTGTTGTTTTTGATTTATGGATTCCATACAGCAAATACAGGTTCATATATTTATAATGACTTTTAA
- a CDS encoding sugar kinase has protein sequence MDVISIGETMVLFTPNEDGPLRYARNYTTRMAGAETNTLIGLAKLGMDTGWITRLGKDEFGAMILSSVRGEGVDVSQVMFDEEAPTGLFFKERKSAAKVNVFYYRNASAASFLQKSDIDETYIEKAGFLYITGITPALSESASDAVFYAVELAKKHNKTVVFDPNLRQKLWDGERARQTMLDLIKQSDIVLPGLGEGRFLFGTDDEQKMAEAIHRLGAETAVIKLGAKGAYYSRSKESGYAAGFDIQKAVDPVGAGDGFAAGVLSGLIEELPLCDAVRRGCAIGAMVVEVNGDIEGLPDRDALFAFMKRSEEDDVSR, from the coding sequence ATGGATGTGATAAGCATAGGAGAGACAATGGTGCTGTTTACACCCAATGAAGACGGCCCTCTCAGATATGCGAGAAATTATACGACAAGGATGGCAGGTGCAGAAACAAACACACTGATCGGACTAGCAAAGCTTGGAATGGACACCGGCTGGATAACAAGGCTCGGAAAAGACGAGTTCGGAGCGATGATTCTCTCTTCGGTCAGGGGAGAAGGAGTCGATGTCAGTCAAGTGATGTTTGATGAAGAAGCGCCGACAGGGTTGTTTTTTAAGGAGAGAAAAAGCGCGGCTAAAGTCAATGTCTTTTATTACCGGAACGCTTCAGCAGCAAGCTTTTTGCAAAAGAGCGATATCGATGAGACATACATTGAGAAAGCCGGTTTTTTATACATCACGGGCATTACTCCGGCTTTAAGTGAAAGCGCTTCAGATGCTGTTTTTTACGCCGTGGAACTGGCCAAAAAGCACAATAAAACCGTTGTGTTTGATCCGAACTTGCGACAAAAGCTTTGGGACGGAGAGAGGGCGAGGCAGACCATGCTTGATCTGATCAAACAGTCTGATATCGTTCTTCCGGGCTTGGGCGAGGGCCGCTTTTTATTCGGAACCGATGATGAGCAAAAAATGGCCGAAGCCATTCACAGGCTTGGAGCTGAAACGGCGGTCATCAAGCTTGGCGCAAAGGGCGCCTATTACTCAAGAAGCAAAGAAAGCGGGTATGCGGCAGGCTTCGACATTCAAAAGGCCGTAGATCCGGTGGGGGCGGGAGACGGTTTTGCAGCCGGTGTGTTGTCCGGGTTGATTGAAGAGCTTCCGCTTTGTGACGCAGTCCGGCGGGGCTGTGCGATAGGCGCCATGGTAGTGGAGGTGAACGGTGATATCGAAGGCCTGCCTGACCGTGACGCACTGTTTGCCTTTATGAAGCGGTCTGAAGAAGACGATGTCAGCCGATAA